Proteins co-encoded in one Halorussus salinus genomic window:
- a CDS encoding archaeal proteasome endopeptidase complex subunit alpha: MQGDQQAYDRGTSIFSPDGRLYQVEYAREAVERGSASVGVTTAESVVLAARRRVRSPLMDPESVEKLHQVDDLLGVASAGNAADARQLVEFARQTAQRDRLTYDEPMGVEPLAKAVADHVQEYTQSGGARPFGTGLLVGGVTEDASGDYRPALYETDPSGTPSAWDAAAVGRDSAEIRKFLEAEYRPDADLDSGVDLSLEALAAPDDESFAPAEVAVATVTKEAGYRHLSADERRSALDRLGLLDESGNRQAS, encoded by the coding sequence ATGCAGGGCGACCAGCAGGCCTACGACCGGGGCACCAGCATCTTCTCGCCCGACGGACGACTGTATCAGGTCGAGTACGCCCGCGAGGCGGTCGAGCGCGGGAGCGCGAGCGTCGGGGTCACGACCGCCGAGAGCGTCGTCCTCGCGGCCCGCCGCCGGGTGCGCTCGCCGCTGATGGACCCCGAGAGCGTCGAGAAGTTGCATCAGGTGGACGACCTCCTCGGGGTCGCCTCGGCGGGTAACGCGGCCGACGCCCGACAGTTGGTGGAGTTCGCGCGTCAGACCGCCCAGCGCGACCGCCTGACCTACGACGAGCCGATGGGCGTCGAACCGCTCGCGAAGGCGGTCGCCGACCACGTGCAGGAGTACACGCAGTCGGGCGGCGCGCGCCCGTTCGGGACCGGCCTGCTGGTCGGCGGCGTGACCGAAGACGCCTCGGGAGACTACCGGCCCGCGCTGTACGAGACCGACCCCTCGGGGACGCCCTCGGCGTGGGACGCCGCGGCGGTCGGACGCGACAGCGCCGAGATTCGGAAGTTCCTCGAAGCCGAGTATCGTCCGGACGCGGACCTCGATTCGGGCGTGGACCTCTCGCTGGAAGCCCTCGCCGCGCCCGACGACGAGTCGTTCGCCCCCGCGGAGGTGGCCGTGGCGACGGTGACGAAAGAGGCGGGCTACCGCCACCTCTCGGCCGACGAGCGCCGGAGCGCGCTCGACCGTCTCGGACTGCTGGACGAGAGCGGGAATCGGCAGGCGTCCTGA
- a CDS encoding metal-dependent hydrolase, with translation MPSTVVHVALAGLVGTALLADYFDGKSVAVVMTAVALVDFDVFVGFWIAGAHRAAFHTLLLPLLGGVLLWADLRRGDASLVRSQWGGRGVRVAWVSLVAVTFAGIGLDAFFNGANLLYPLHDRFYTFDGKVFYSTKEGFVQTLVNVDFGGLVEAFAPDRSGGAGADAGSGAGSSGGGSSGAGGGSESVRTTENTHYSTGIDPQKGAEEGRVERLFPIAYTGERALLALTGYTVVGLRVWMERRE, from the coding sequence ATGCCTTCGACGGTGGTACACGTCGCGCTGGCGGGACTGGTGGGGACCGCACTGTTGGCGGACTACTTCGACGGGAAGTCGGTGGCGGTCGTGATGACGGCGGTGGCGCTGGTGGACTTCGACGTGTTCGTCGGGTTCTGGATAGCGGGCGCGCATCGGGCGGCGTTCCACACGCTCCTGTTGCCGCTTCTGGGTGGGGTCCTGCTGTGGGCGGACCTGCGCCGAGGAGACGCCTCGCTCGTTCGCTCGCAGTGGGGCGGCCGGGGCGTCCGCGTCGCGTGGGTCAGCCTCGTCGCGGTGACGTTCGCCGGAATCGGTCTCGACGCGTTCTTCAACGGCGCGAACCTCCTCTACCCGCTTCACGACCGATTCTACACCTTCGACGGGAAGGTGTTCTACTCCACGAAAGAGGGGTTCGTCCAGACGCTCGTGAACGTCGATTTCGGGGGGCTGGTCGAGGCGTTCGCGCCCGACCGGTCGGGCGGTGCGGGGGCCGACGCGGGGTCGGGAGCCGGGTCGAGCGGCGGCGGTTCGTCGGGTGCTGGCGGCGGGTCCGAGTCGGTGCGGACGACCGAGAACACCCACTACAGCACGGGCATCGACCCCCAAAAGGGTGCCGAGGAGGGCCGGGTCGAACGCCTGTTCCCCATCGCCTACACCGGCGAGCGGGCGCTCCTCGCGCTGACGGGCTACACGGTGGTCGGGCTTCGGGTCTGGATGGAGCGCCGTGAGTGA
- a CDS encoding helix-turn-helix domain-containing protein produces MTGDTDPRGDLAERIAGEITLSDDPGATLRKWRTDFGVSQTDLADHLDVSSSVVSDYESGRRESPGIGVVSRLVNALLDIDERRGGDRIRQYARVVSAGFESDIVNDLREYPTQVSLDRFYDAVGARELAEGDQRHVTGHTVIDSIEAITRLSSEEFYRLYGQSTSRALMFTNVTRGESPLVAMRVVNPTPNAVVLHGLDRGDLWDHAPKMARLDGFSLSVTNEPIDDVLQALREFP; encoded by the coding sequence ATGACTGGAGATACCGACCCCCGCGGGGACCTCGCGGAACGCATCGCGGGCGAGATAACCCTGAGCGACGACCCCGGCGCGACGCTCCGCAAGTGGCGCACCGACTTCGGAGTCTCCCAGACCGATTTGGCCGACCACCTCGACGTGTCGTCGTCGGTCGTCAGCGACTACGAGAGCGGCCGCCGCGAGAGTCCGGGCATCGGCGTGGTCTCCCGACTCGTCAACGCCCTGCTGGACATCGACGAGCGCCGCGGGGGCGACCGCATCCGCCAGTACGCCCGCGTCGTCTCCGCGGGGTTCGAGAGCGACATCGTGAACGACCTCCGGGAGTATCCGACGCAGGTCTCACTCGACCGATTCTACGACGCGGTTGGCGCGAGGGAACTCGCAGAGGGCGACCAGCGCCACGTCACCGGCCACACCGTCATCGACAGCATCGAGGCTATCACGCGCCTCTCCAGCGAGGAGTTCTATCGACTCTACGGCCAGAGTACCAGCCGCGCGCTGATGTTCACCAACGTCACCCGCGGGGAGTCGCCGCTGGTCGCCATGCGCGTCGTGAATCCGACGCCGAACGCGGTGGTCCTCCACGGCCTCGACCGCGGGGACCTGTGGGACCACGCGCCGAAGATGGCCCGCCTCGACGGTTTCTCGCTCTCGGTCACGAACGAGCCGATAGACGACGTGTTGCAGGCGCTCCGAGAGTTCCCCTGA
- the hmgB gene encoding hydroxymethylglutaryl-CoA synthase has protein sequence MTAVGIDAIEIWTGKLKLDLAETFAPEKGEEPEKYTKGLGLHASSFPDAHEDIVTMGANAAKRLMDRKGLSPDDIGRIDVATESSFDNSKPVSTYIAGCLEQVYDGDFHHANKGERKFACISGTQSLDDAYNWIKAGRNRGRAALVVATDTALYARGDPGEATQGAGAVAMLIDEEPSLVELSTEQGYGSADETDFLKPNQQFPSVDGKRSMQVYLARMREALEDFESVSGDTHPDDFAYIPFHTPFPGMVRKAGLLGYRHMIRDTPIEEELAEEIGFQPREEDFDDRESYEEAIRDHMDDLSSTEAYRDWYAATVEPTLSISREVGNWYTGSVHIARASALKTAAEEGIDLAGQKLLVGSYGSGAQAEIHAETVADGWEDEIEALNIDAQNDARYDLSFEEYENVHDRHNHDKTIEMEDFTVPDGEFVFTGTGRMNERLYDYVDN, from the coding sequence ATGACAGCTGTCGGTATCGACGCCATCGAAATCTGGACGGGGAAGCTCAAACTGGACCTCGCGGAGACGTTCGCGCCCGAGAAGGGCGAGGAGCCCGAAAAGTACACGAAGGGACTCGGCCTGCACGCCAGTTCGTTCCCGGACGCTCACGAGGACATCGTGACGATGGGCGCGAACGCGGCCAAGCGCCTGATGGACCGCAAGGGTCTCTCGCCCGACGACATCGGTCGCATCGACGTGGCCACCGAGAGTTCGTTCGACAACTCCAAGCCCGTCTCGACGTACATCGCGGGCTGTCTCGAACAGGTCTACGACGGCGACTTCCACCACGCCAACAAGGGCGAGCGCAAGTTCGCCTGCATCTCCGGCACTCAGAGTCTGGACGACGCGTACAACTGGATCAAAGCGGGTCGTAACCGCGGCCGCGCCGCGCTCGTCGTGGCGACCGACACCGCCCTCTACGCGCGGGGCGACCCCGGTGAGGCCACGCAGGGCGCGGGCGCGGTCGCCATGCTCATCGACGAGGAGCCGAGCCTCGTGGAACTCTCGACCGAGCAGGGCTACGGGAGCGCCGACGAGACCGACTTCCTCAAGCCCAACCAGCAGTTCCCGAGCGTGGACGGTAAGCGCTCGATGCAGGTCTATCTCGCTCGGATGCGCGAGGCGCTGGAGGACTTCGAGAGCGTCTCGGGCGACACCCACCCCGACGACTTCGCGTACATCCCGTTCCACACGCCGTTCCCCGGCATGGTCCGGAAGGCGGGCCTGCTGGGCTACCGACACATGATTCGGGACACGCCCATCGAGGAGGAACTCGCGGAGGAAATCGGCTTCCAGCCCCGCGAGGAGGACTTCGACGACCGCGAGAGCTACGAGGAGGCCATCCGGGACCACATGGACGACCTGAGTTCGACCGAGGCGTACCGCGACTGGTACGCCGCCACCGTCGAGCCGACCCTCTCCATCTCCCGAGAGGTCGGCAACTGGTACACCGGGTCGGTCCACATCGCCCGTGCCAGCGCGCTCAAGACCGCCGCCGAGGAGGGCATCGACCTCGCTGGCCAGAAACTCCTCGTGGGGTCCTACGGCTCGGGCGCGCAGGCGGAAATCCACGCGGAGACGGTCGCCGACGGCTGGGAAGACGAAATCGAGGCGCTGAACATCGACGCCCAGAACGACGCCCGCTACGACCTCAGCTTCGAGGAGTACGAGAACGTCCACGACCGGCACAACCACGACAAGACCATCGAGATGGAGGACTTCACGGTGCCGGACGGCGAGTTCGTCTTCACCGGGACGGGCCGGATGAACGAGCGGCTCTACGATTATGTGGACAACTAG
- a CDS encoding Ntn hydrolase family protein: MPDARPPSESTPNSDPELTKTGTTTVAVTADDAVVVMADRRASAGGRFVTSKDTQKVERVHPTAAVALSGAVGSLQDYTRRLRSRADQYEIRRGDPPSVAAFATFAGNLLRNGPYRMVRPILGGVDGDGPQVYDLDGGGAVMDAPYAAKGSGTQFALGVLEREFRPGLSVEAATDAAARAVESAIERDTASGNGVTVAEITAEEVAIDAYDDPAELYADPATAAGGDAADRDADDGEEVA; encoded by the coding sequence ATGCCAGACGCCAGACCTCCCTCGGAATCGACCCCGAACAGCGACCCGGAACTCACGAAGACCGGCACGACGACGGTCGCGGTCACGGCCGACGACGCGGTGGTCGTGATGGCCGACAGGCGTGCGAGCGCGGGCGGCCGGTTCGTCACGAGCAAGGATACCCAGAAAGTCGAGCGAGTCCACCCGACCGCGGCAGTCGCGCTCTCGGGCGCGGTCGGCAGTCTCCAAGACTACACCCGCCGACTCCGCTCGCGGGCCGACCAGTACGAGATTCGCCGTGGCGACCCGCCGAGCGTCGCCGCGTTCGCCACCTTCGCGGGGAACCTCCTCCGAAACGGTCCCTACCGCATGGTCCGGCCGATTCTGGGCGGCGTGGACGGCGACGGCCCGCAGGTCTACGACCTCGACGGCGGCGGCGCGGTGATGGACGCGCCCTACGCCGCGAAGGGGAGCGGCACCCAGTTCGCGCTCGGCGTCCTCGAACGCGAGTTCCGGCCCGGCCTCTCGGTCGAAGCCGCGACCGACGCCGCGGCCCGCGCCGTCGAGAGCGCAATCGAGCGCGACACCGCCAGCGGGAACGGCGTCACCGTCGCCGAAATCACCGCCGAGGAGGTCGCCATCGACGCGTACGACGACCCGGCCGAGTTGTACGCCGACCCGGCCACCGCGGCCGGAGGCGACGCGGCCGACCGCGACGCCGACGACGGCGAGGAGGTGGCCTGA
- a CDS encoding DUF7351 domain-containing protein: MSDAGTEGANESGAEATPTELPERAAVEETRESDAGTVTADTEAAAPAPEVESSAASDAFEALGNEVRMAVLRALAGGEDDSDAAGEGTSDSPERRTMTFSELFERSPADTTAGFAYHLRQLTDLFLRRTGDEGDRYALTYAGRQVARAIAAGTYTDRVSFGPVPTGDACPLCESGDLAAVCEANSVTVACDDCGRGVLTLPFPPSARRDRDPERLLSAFDRHHRHRLSVMSDGVCPECAATMDAALASPPDSLTDRLPDSDAERAQVLLDCAQCGCRLHAPVTLAVLEHPAVVAFFHDHGLNVRDRPIWNVGDEWTETVVSDDPWCVRVGVELDDELLDVFVAGDCSVAGTRRRGAESVRQAS; this comes from the coding sequence ATGAGTGACGCTGGCACGGAAGGCGCGAACGAGTCGGGTGCGGAGGCGACCCCGACCGAGTTACCGGAGCGTGCGGCGGTCGAGGAGACCCGCGAGTCCGACGCGGGGACCGTCACGGCGGACACCGAAGCCGCCGCACCCGCGCCGGAAGTCGAGTCGAGCGCGGCCAGCGACGCCTTCGAGGCGCTGGGCAACGAGGTCCGGATGGCGGTCCTCCGGGCGCTCGCGGGCGGCGAGGACGATAGCGACGCCGCGGGCGAGGGCACGTCGGACTCGCCCGAGCGCCGGACGATGACTTTCTCGGAACTCTTCGAGCGAAGTCCCGCCGACACGACCGCCGGGTTCGCCTACCACCTTCGGCAGTTGACCGACCTGTTCCTCCGGCGAACCGGCGACGAGGGCGACCGCTACGCGCTGACCTACGCCGGGCGGCAGGTCGCCCGAGCCATCGCCGCCGGAACCTACACCGACCGGGTGTCGTTCGGTCCCGTGCCGACCGGCGACGCCTGCCCGCTCTGTGAGTCGGGCGACCTCGCGGCGGTCTGCGAGGCCAACTCCGTCACCGTGGCCTGCGACGACTGCGGGCGCGGCGTCCTAACCTTGCCGTTCCCACCGAGCGCGCGCCGGGACCGCGACCCCGAGCGCCTGCTTTCGGCGTTCGACCGCCACCACCGCCACCGCCTCTCTGTGATGTCCGACGGGGTCTGTCCCGAGTGCGCGGCGACGATGGACGCCGCGCTCGCGTCCCCGCCCGACTCCCTGACCGACCGCCTGCCCGACAGCGACGCCGAGCGCGCGCAGGTCCTCCTCGACTGCGCGCAGTGCGGGTGCCGACTCCACGCGCCCGTCACGCTCGCGGTCCTCGAACACCCCGCGGTCGTCGCGTTCTTCCACGACCACGGGCTGAACGTCCGGGATAGGCCCATCTGGAACGTCGGCGACGAGTGGACCGAGACGGTCGTCTCCGACGACCCGTGGTGTGTCAGGGTCGGCGTCGAACTGGACGACGAACTGCTGGACGTGTTCGTCGCCGGGGACTGCTCGGTGGCCGGGACGCGGCGGCGCGGCGCGGAGTCGGTTCGGCAGGCGTCGTAG